The nucleotide window TGGAGGCGCTTGCGGAGGCCCTAGCTGGCTGCCACCGACGGGGGGTAGCGCACCGGGACGTGAAGCCGGACAACGTGCTCTTCGACGCGCTGGGCCACCTCAAGCTGGCCGACTTCGGGTCAGCTCAGTGCTTCCTCGATGCGGACGGGGAATGGGCGCCGATGAGGGGGCTGGTGGGGACACCGTGGTACGTGGCGCTGGAGGTGGTGGCGGGTCGGGCGTACGGGGAGAAGGTGGACGTGTGGAGCGTGGGGGTGGTGATGTACATGATGCTTTCCGGCGGGGCGCCCCCGTTCTACGGGGACACGGCGGTGGAGACATTCGAGGCGGTGGCCAGGGCCAACCTGAGGTTCCCGTCGAGGGTCTTCCGCTCGTTGTCGCCGGCGGCCAAGGACCTGATGCGGCGGATGCTCTGCAGGGACGTCGCAAGAAGGCTTTCCGCCGAACAAATCCTCGGTAAGTTGTCCTGTTCATCTTGATCGATTCTATCCCATTTGATTTCAGTACCAGACCGTCGTGTTGTCGAATCCTACTGTTGATTTATTTGATTCTAATCGTTCTGTTTCTGGATCTTTCTTTCTGCCAAGAACTCATTTTTTGTTCAGATTTAGGGATTTTAACGCAGTGATGATTCTTTGTTGATGACCAGGGCATCCTTGGATTTTAAACGGAGGGATGAGTCCGGTGGAGGGGACAACCCGGGATCTTTCACTGTCCATGGAGAGGCCGGAAGGCTCGCTGCTTGGGCTCTGCGCATAGCGCATACCGTGTACAAATACGGCATATCTTGTTTTCATTTACAGTCACTTGGTTCGATTTTAGAACCGATGAGATCGAGAGATGTGTGAGAATTCCTCTCCACTGGAGTGTACATAAAAATGTAAAGCCTCCCCCCATACGTCGTGTGATGTTCCTTCTACTCGTCTGTTTGACTCGTTGACGTCGGGACGTATGAAGAGGAGGAAGACGTGAGAATTTGCATCTCCTTTATCTGCTTGTATAAAAATAAAGAGAACCCTTTCCTACCTGATAGCTGCCGTCTCTTACATTCGTAATGTGCCATTACAACAGGACTGCGACTCCTGCCCATGCTGTCCTGTTGGTTGTCGTTGGGCCCTTTGTTTACTCTCAATAATTCTGCTGTCGACTTACTACACACCGCAACACAAAACTGGGGCTTCCCCCACCCCCGCATGCGGGAGACCTTTGGGCACGTCTATCGATGCATTGGTAATGACGGCACCGGGCCTAATATTCCATGTCAAATCATGCCGGGCTGTCACCGCGCATGCGTTTCCAGTGGCAGTCCACAGGCGGTCTCCATTCAAATCCTCGTCGCATTGACACATTtgtattagtattattttttagaATCAAAATTAAATCGTGATTATTGAATTGGGTGGCAGTTGAACGACTAAACAATTAATGGGACAGATATCTGTTCTGCCCACAGGATTAAGTCTCCAAAACCAGATGCTGTAGAGTGTCTGCCGCATGCGATTGGTACACCTGTTTCTTGTCCGCCAGTGGAAATTGTATGTGCCTTGCTTTCTCAGTGGCTCATAATGCAGATAGCACCTCACAGCAGGATGACGTCAATGTGGTTTCGCCTTGCCATGCCATGCCATTCTGTCGAGCGGAGACAAAGGAGAGCACATGGTGTTACGTAGTACCTAACAAGACATGTTGCTTCAAACTACCAAACTGTCCGACACATACCATCCATGAATGAATTCAAGATAAGGGCTTtggattatatattatataattaagtaaaaataattgaattattatgaagctCCAGATGATATCCTGTGGAGTATGTGCCATCATGATTCATGCCCATTATTGCAAGCTCggattagaagaacttggtgatatGCTATCATCatatgatgatgacaactaaaatATGCTGACACATACAAAGAATGGGGCTGAGCTCCCCTTCAGATGCAGTA belongs to Musa acuminata AAA Group cultivar baxijiao chromosome BXJ3-5, Cavendish_Baxijiao_AAA, whole genome shotgun sequence and includes:
- the LOC103983873 gene encoding phosphoenolpyruvate carboxylase kinase 2 — its product is MGEALTRDYEIGGEIGRGRFGVVRRCRSVATGEEFAVKSVDKRLLADSVDRECAAREAKVHGVAAAGNPYATQIHDAYEDDHWVHLVVELLEGPDLCDRIAARGGTPFPEPEAAAVVEALAEALAGCHRRGVAHRDVKPDNVLFDALGHLKLADFGSAQCFLDADGEWAPMRGLVGTPWYVALEVVAGRAYGEKVDVWSVGVVMYMMLSGGAPPFYGDTAVETFEAVARANLRFPSRVFRSLSPAAKDLMRRMLCRDVARRLSAEQILGHPWILNGGMSPVEGTTRDLSLSMERPEGSLLGLCA